TTTGGAAATCCCGAATTCCCTCAGCGAAGCTTGCCAAATTATTGCAAATGGAAATTTACGTCATATCGACTTGGGTTGGGTGAATGGCAAGCACTTCTTTAACGTTGCCAGTCTAGGATTGAGTGTAAAAATTACCCAGCGACTTACCAAAGAAGTCAAACGCCGTTGGGGAATATTTGCTTATGCCGCCACTGCATTGCAAGTCATTTGGGAAGCTAGACCTTTTACTGCCGAAATTGTAATCAATGGTGAATCAGTTCACGTGAAAACAGTACAAATTGCTGTGGGTAACGGTCGTTATTACGGCGGTGGTATGGCGGTGGCTGACGATGCCACAATAGATGACCAAAGGCTAGACCTCTATAGCTTGGAAATCAAACATTGGTGGCAGATTATACTATTGCTCCCCGCTATGCGAGAAGGACGACATATACATTGGGAGAGTGTACGTTCTCTTCAAGGTCAAGAAATAAAAGTATATACTCGCAAACCCCGCCCTATCAATACAGATGGTGAAATCACTACTTACACACCA
The Nostoc punctiforme PCC 73102 genome window above contains:
- a CDS encoding lipid kinase, producing MSSRALLLINRHARQGKKSLSEAIEYLKTLGFDLIEESTEDPKHLTEVISRYQHQVDLVIIGGGDGTLNAAVDALVDTQLPLGILPLGTANDLARTLEIPNSLSEACQIIANGNLRHIDLGWVNGKHFFNVASLGLSVKITQRLTKEVKRRWGIFAYAATALQVIWEARPFTAEIVINGESVHVKTVQIAVGNGRYYGGGMAVADDATIDDQRLDLYSLEIKHWWQIILLLPAMREGRHIHWESVRSLQGQEIKVYTRKPRPINTDGEITTYTPAHFRVIPKAIAVLAPPEIRS